Sequence from the Melanotaenia boesemani isolate fMelBoe1 chromosome 21, fMelBoe1.pri, whole genome shotgun sequence genome:
CAATATATTCTTCTTAGGGGGTAACCTGGTGAAGCTGCAGAGCATGGAAATCAGGATCAgtatgaaaagaaacaaacaagtgTCTGcgtttttctgaacattttattgGTTTCCAAaacaaggaataaaataaaaataaaaagtaatttccTCCAAAATCTTTTCAATGCTGAAGAACAGGACGGTTTAAACTGAGGAAACTGCAAACAGGGACTGGCTGGTCACAGTGACAAATCGCACCATCCCTGCTccccctttatttttttggccATCAGCAGAGGAGTCAGAGGGAAGCTGCGTTGAAGATTAAGCAACCAATGAAAAAGGCAGATATGAAGATGACGAGGGGGGAAGAGAGCATCTACTGAGTGATGACAGATATAACACCTGCTATGAAACAATAAGTCCTAAAACTTCAGGGATAACGTTTACACAGTAAGAGAGAGGATGAACTCATATTATAATTCTCTTTTATTCACAAGAAGTTAAAtctaaattcctttttaaaagcattacacTGAAGTGGCCATGTCTCTTTAAGAGCACACCTCTTCCTGAAATAAGGCATCTGTAGTGCTGTCAGCTGAAACAGCTGCAACAGGAGGGTCACACATGCAGTCAGCGACACCGTAAGAGCGCTGTGAACATGGCTGCCATACAACaatatcaaatatttatataatggCTGAGGGAAGGAGAGGGTCCTTCATTCTCTCTGTGGATTTAGCTCTGTTTTATCTCAGACAGGCGAAAATAAGAACAGGGCGGCATTTAAACAGTCGCAAAAATCTAACAGCGGCACAGATTACAGGATAAATACCGGGCTAGCCAACGTATCGCTGCATGTGTATGAAAGAGCCAACGAGCAGTGAAAAACAGTGATATGTTCTGAAGGCTGTTTGAGGAGGTAGAGGGAAGCGAGAGAGAGGGATGAATAGCTGGAAGATGGAGGAAGGGAGAGTAGTGCAGGTCCTGATGGGTCATTTATGTGAAGGTGAGCCCGGCCTCATTGTAGACCTTGAAGACCTTCTCGATGGCGTTGACGTAGGCAGCCGTTCGCAGGTCCAGACCAAGGTTGTATTTGCTGGCTGTGCGCATGATTTGCTGCAACGGCAGAAGATGTTACATGTTGGATTAAAGCTGGAGGATTAACCTTCTAAGACCCAACAGGTCTATAAAAACAGACCCTGTTTTTGTTGAAAAGACCTTTTACATTCACTTACTGGCTGTAATGTGATACTCTTTTCATGGGAATGAGGGTCAAACAAGGACAGAAACTGAATGAAGCAAATGTTCTTgaataaagtcatttttaacagtttttaagtAATGGCCTGCTTTATACAACAATCTCCCTGGCTAAATAACTGACCATTAAAAAAGGACATGGAAATGGATGACCTGTGCAGATGTTTTTGCTAAACGtgaaagtctttttttccttttgtattcTAATTAATAGGTCAAGGTTCTTGTTTTTTACTGCAGCTGGAAGGTGACAGTGTTTGCAGCAGATATAAAGGctctaaataaaactgaattaaaaacatatttaataatcTCCTGCAGCACAAACCGTTGGTGATCCTCACGAAGTTTTAGCATTTAGATATACGGGCTGATTTAGTCCATTAGCCAGCAGCCACATAGACAAAGTTAAATGTCAAATGTACAGCCCAGGGTCCAAAACAGCCCCACCAGAGGGTCCAATCTACTGTTAAAACTTAACATTTTTCTCAAGAAATTCAGGTTGTACAAAAAGGAtaattcattaaatgtaaacatcttgataatgtaTTTCTTTACACTAAAGcataaagaaaaatgcagagTGTCCATTATGTATAGGTTAGTATGCTGTTATTTTGCTGTTCCAGCCTCCTGGAGATCAAACTGCACTGTATGTGGCTtctgaactaaaatgagttttttgTCATAGTTTCCACTATAATGAAAACTATATTCACTAAGGGCTGATGatgccattttattttacttccagACCCTTAATTAAGTCATCCAACACTTTCAGTGTGGATGATTTAATCTGTGGTTTTCTTTAATAGTcaacacaaagcaaaacattcaggtaaacattttagttaaataaataatagtttaTTTTCTTAGCACCTTTCCAGCCATTTATAAAACGTTATTCCTCTACACTAAGAATGAAGTCTTGAGAGAAAATAAATTGGGTATTTCAAATTTTCCTCAGTACAAGCTGTACACctaatttgtgtttattttaacttataatgttttaagtttttactGTAACAGGTTGGACTGTGTTGATTCATGTAGGGTTACTTACACGGGCAGATCTCTCCATAGTGTAGGCCAACCCAGAGTGAACGATGTCCTTCTCAGAAGCACCCTGAAAAGAAGGATTCACATCAATCTCTGACAGAGACTTCCAACTTGTGTCACCTGTGACAACTTTTTCTAAACACTAAACCAACTAAATCAATATTAATTCTGTCAGAAGTGTTTTTAGTTGCCACTGGAAAtccaagaagagaaaaaaaagtcccaacACAGCTTTATAACAGCAAGGACCTGCATTATGAACATCTGGATTAATAGGTAAGATACACAGGAGGATTTAGAAACGCAGTAACTTCCATTGTCATGATCCTTTTTACTGCTGAGTAATCAAAATGAGTGAATAATAGAGTAAACGACATCCTAATGTTactaaacctttttaaaaatctccAGCAGAAACAAATTTAAGGAAAGAGGCATGAAGCAGAAACAAAGTGGATGAGATTTTTGTCTGTGTGGATATTAAACTGGGAACGTGGTGACATGGAGGCTGTGCTTACTGGTGTTTGGTGCCTGaggtgtttgatttttttatgttactcACAGCAACTCTGGCCTGGAAGTCAGCAGTAGGTACGATGGGGATGGGTCCTCCCTGCTTGCCAAACTTCCTCTCTAAGCTCTCCTGCACAGACACTGGACAGAAAAACAGGGGAAAGGAAAGGGGGAGACATTgggatgataaaaaaaaaaatactggaaaTAATTTATGATGGCTGATACACCTGTCCACATACTGATGTTCCATCCAGGATGCGTCCAGGGCAGAATTTTTTCCCAAGGACAcatccacagaaaaaaaaggtgaaaacttTACGATAGAAACTAGGTTCCACTGACACCTGATTGTTAAACCTGCTTAACTAGCTTTCCCGGATAACCGAGAATCTAGACAAAAGAATACTGTACATACCGTAAAGgattctgctgttttcttactGGCTGCATGTGAACATgagaaaaagtataaaaacagaGACTGTGAAGAGGTATAAACACTGCTCTATAAAACTTCATTGAAACTACCTGGCTGCATAAAAACTGATCTCCGGCGCTATCCTTGTATTTCCCCAGACTCGAGTTTCGTATTTCGAAATTTTTAAAAGGCAATCGTTACGTCATAACCCGGACCGTGAAATGGAAGAAGTCCTGGCTAACGAATCACCATCTGCGCAACATTGCGACCACATGGAAAGCGTGGACTTGATCTGCAAAGCTGTGGCCAAGATCATAAAGGGCGAGATGGCAAAGTTAGAAGATGAATTTATTAGTGCCTTGTGGCAATTTTGCTCTGGATTTGAAGATAAAAAGAGACAGACGGACGAATTCACTAAAGAAGTCGAAGACGATAACAAACAGGTAGAAACGTTGCTTAGATTTTCTCGGGTTAGATATTCATACAAGCAATGACTATGTAGCCCTGTCCTAATTCATATTCTATTAAGGGGCTAGTGCCTATAGACATGAAAGAGGGTCACCAAATATTTTTCAGACGTGCTTCtattctactttttctttttttttgtttttttcttatctccCGATGCTCGTCTTGGCGAGGGGCCCCACCTTGTGGCCAGTCCCCTCCCTACTGAAGGACAATTTTGTATCCTTCCTTGTGGAAGCCTTGTTTAGTGTTGTGTGGTTTAGGAGTTCATGTTCTGATGTTATTGTTTTGAGGTCTGGGATGGTATATTATGCTCACATGTTAAGTTATGTCCTATAAATTCTATAATATACTGTCACTAAACGTTAATGGGTTAAATAACCCTATAAAAAGGAGTAAAGTTgtcataaaaatgaagaaagagaAGGTAGATATAGCCTATTGGCAGGAAACTCATCTCTCTAACCCACAACACGTGAAACTGAGAAGGATGGGCTTTAAGAACACCTATTTTTCATCTCACCAAAGTGGTAAAAAACGAGGAGTGGCTATCCTAATttctaataaaatcaaatttgaaTTCATATCTGAAATAAGTGATAAGGAAGGCAGATTCATTTTAGTAAAGGGTAAAATAGACCAAAAGGATGTAAAATTGTTAAATGTCTATGCACCCCCTGGGAGTAGTATAAGTTTTTTCAAGAAGGTGTTTGAGCTGATTACTACAGTTACTTACAGTTCTCTTATTTGTGCAGGAGACTTCAATCTActcttaaatattaaattggACACAACTAACACCAGCAGAAAGCGCACTTCTACAGAGAAACTGCAGTTTTTCATGTCACATTGATAAATACACTACGTACATCCTCGCTAGGATCTAACGTATATTACaagagaacaaaaacagaaaactttagAAATCTAACCCTAATGTGATATACTACCTCAAAGTACAATTATAatgtatatttctttttgtttccttctagGAACCTCAAAAATTTGAATGCAACAGCAAATCAAAGCGGGAccagaaaaagacaagaaaagaaactAGAAAGAAGAATCCTAAGACTGTCTTTgtcacaaaatgcaaaaaatactCGTTTCATACTGAATCAGTACAAGAATGGATGAAGAAAATAGAGGCTACTTATGGTCCCCAGAAAATCGAAGTAGTCAGTTATAAATCCAAAGAAGATCCAAATTCTGGCACCATTAGGGTGTATCTCACTACTGGAACGGTTATGATAAGTGGTTCAGACATTGCAAATATTATAAAGTGGTTTGAAGCTCAGACCAATAAAGCTCAGACCAATGAAGCTCAGACCGATGAAGCTCAGACCGATGAAGCTCAGACCGATGAAGCTCAGACCGATGAAGCTCAGACCAATGAATCTCAGACCAATGAATCTCAGACCAATGAAGCTCAGTCCGATGAAGCTCAGACCGATGAAGCTCAGACCAATGAAGCTCAGACCAATGAAGCTCAGACCAATGAAGCTCAGACCGATGAATCTCAGACCAATGATGCAGCAAATCAGGAATGAAACATTAGTTAACCCACAACCTCAAGTTCTGCCACGCACTACTTTTAAAAGGCAAACTGAAATTTAATCTTTACTGGCATTAATATCACACTTTAAGTACAACTTCAATAAtcaatttttgttgttttctcaagttttctttttcttctgtgtgtttGGTGGAATTCTTTAATAAAACGGTGGCATTTCTTAATGATTAAATGATGAGCTTTATGATCCTAAATATCTATGGGGTGTTTTGTGCACTCACTGAGCAGGTGGTAGTTTGAGTCCCTCTCATATTTGAAGGTCAGTCTTCCATAGCTGACATGGTTGAGATTCTTCAGCCACTCAAAATAAGATACAGTCACGCCACCAGCATTCAGGTACATGTCCTGCAAGAGAAGACCTCATGTAGTCAGACATCTGCCCCTCAGGAACATTTATTCCTCTGTATTTGgatttatatgaataaattacGGTGTTTTGCAACAATATGTCTAAGATTTGATTGTCAAGGAAAAATGATTTGATGTGAAATAAAGATACTGGAATGAACTTGTTAAATTAATATTGTGACAAGGATAATCCATAACaataaaagagcaaaaagaaagaaaacttctgCTTTTTATTGATGATTTTAGCAACTTTTCAGTAACAAATAACTACATAACTAGGTAAAAAAGCTAGAAAACATTACTGCACTTACAACGTTAATCAGCACAAGATTTCTGAATGTGAATgaaaagaaagctgaaactgTGATATTTAGTAAATCTGACCAACTAAAAGATGCAGACAGTGTTCTTGGTCTACTGCCTCATGCTAAAAGTCTTTAAATGATCATTGATAATTCTTTTGAATCGATCAGCAGATCAGCTCAGTGGTAAGAAGTGTTTTTTCATTTGAGGATGCTTAGAAAAGGTCAAGCCCTAcctgccaaaaaataaaaaaaaagatccttaAAAATGATTGATTTACTCATTCTGTCTCGGTTAGACTACTGCAGCTACCTTTATAATGGCTTAGATCGGTCATCGCTTCACTACCTGCTGCTCGCTCAGAGTACAGCTGCTCATACGCTTGCTGGGAGGAAACCACGTGATCATATGACTCCTGTGCTTgctgctcttcactggcttcccatTATGTTTAGGATACAGCTAAACCAGCATGCTCCAGTCAGAGTTCTGTGGTCTTCTACCCAGTTCGTCCTGGAGGATCCATTTTTCAAGCTTAAATCCAGGGGTGACAGATGTTTTGGTCTCCCTCCTTCACATCAGAACTGCTTGGAAActttctggttttaagtctttgCTTATGACCCATTCTTGCACTGACTTTTAAACACAGTTGAGCTTAcacttatttaactttttattcttgctttattgtgttcattgttttatttgttttttattgttttatagttttatttttattgtacagcactttgggtgACTGGGGGTGTAAATGTGCTAAATATATAAACTTGAACATAACACAACTTCACAAACTTCAACTGCTTTTACTGGTGCTCAGAAATACAAGCTGTCACTTTTGGTCGATGGTACACACCAACATTAAACTAGCAAAAAcgatttgaaataaaaaaaaaaaaaaaaaaaaaaactaaactaaaaggaaaaccaaacaagaaaaataaactaaattaaattaaatgtgttaatgcaGAAAAGCTCAATAAAAGAAGATGTAACCAGTCACTGAAATGCTGCAAAGTGTTGCATACAAGGTTGAACAATTTTTATTGATATACTTTGTCATTGACAAAATCaagctaaaataataaaaactaaacttgagaaattacttttattcaaatttaatttactatttcaatacaattttctttttcttcacttaaataaaaaaagtgatttcccatgtgtgtgtacatgtgtacttaCAGGAATAACCATGACATTGTTCTCCAGGAAGATCTTGTCAGCGTCTGGGGTGGTGGGACCATTGGCACCCTCAGCAATGATCTGTCAGAAAATCAATACAAACAGCCTCATAGTTGATGACTGCCACCACCTTAACTGTTCCTTATTCATGTAAATCCTAGCAGAGACTTAGAAATTACAGAAGCTTTTGGAACTGTTTACCTTGGCCTTGATCTTGGGGGCGTTTTGGCGTGTGAGCTGCTtttctccagcagctggaaTCAGGATGTTGCAGTCAGCCTCCAAAATGTTGCCCTCATAAGGTTTGGCTCCCGGGAAGCCCACAATGGTGCCGTGTTGCTGCGgaaaatcacaaacacacaacaggagACAAATGTCATACACttttagaataataataaaaaaaaaaagatctgaggAATTTtggtaaaaagtaaaacaaagtaatagaaaagaaaaagcatttgctttaacaataaaaaaagaaaacttaaaaagacaaaagcaagCTTTTGCTGGTACCAGTTTGTAGTCCTCCAGCTGTTTAGGGTCAATACCATCTGGGTTGTAGATGGCTCCATCAATCTCACCGACACCCACACATTTGGCACCAAACCTGTGCAGGTACCTCATGGA
This genomic interval carries:
- the LOC121632125 gene encoding enolase-phosphatase E1-like, with amino-acid sequence MEEVLANESPSAQHCDHMESVDLICKAVAKIIKGEMAKLEDEFISALWQFCSGFEDKKRQTDEFTKEVEDDNKQEPQKFECNSKSKRDQKKTRKETRKKNPKTVFVTKCKKYSFHTESVQEWMKKIEATYGPQKIEVVSYKSKEDPNSGTIRVYLTTGTVMISGSDIANIIKWFEAQTNKAQTNEAQTDEAQTDEAQTDEAQTDEAQTNESQTNESQTNEAQSDEAQTDEAQTNEAQTNEAQTNEAQTDESQTNDAANQE